The Tistrella mobilis genome window below encodes:
- a CDS encoding VWA domain-containing protein, which produces MTRDLRPGGSARPPATSAEVEGFLAEARRSVPARPAASGGAAARLILAMDATQSRQPGWDLAQGLQGEMFRVAGDGGLTVQLVYYRGIDECRASRWAGDALALARVMSRIDCRAGRTQLARVLVHAVAEARAVPVRGLIFVGDAVEEPMAALEAGAADLAMLGVRAFMFQEGRNPEVAAAFGHIARITGGALLPFDPAAPDRLRALLGAVAAVATHGPAALDRPGRADPAALRLLVGRMGGR; this is translated from the coding sequence ATGACCCGAGACCTTCGTCCTGGCGGCTCCGCGCGCCCGCCGGCCACCTCTGCCGAGGTCGAAGGCTTTCTGGCCGAGGCGCGGCGAAGCGTGCCGGCCCGACCGGCTGCCTCCGGCGGTGCCGCGGCGCGCCTGATTCTGGCAATGGATGCGACCCAGAGCCGACAGCCCGGTTGGGATCTTGCCCAGGGGTTGCAGGGAGAGATGTTCCGTGTCGCCGGTGATGGCGGGCTTACGGTCCAGCTGGTCTATTACCGGGGCATCGATGAATGCCGCGCCAGCCGATGGGCCGGCGACGCACTGGCGCTGGCGCGCGTGATGTCGCGGATCGATTGTCGGGCGGGCCGGACCCAGCTGGCCCGTGTCCTCGTCCATGCCGTGGCCGAAGCGCGGGCTGTCCCCGTCCGCGGGCTGATCTTCGTGGGAGATGCCGTGGAGGAACCGATGGCGGCGCTGGAGGCGGGGGCGGCAGACCTGGCCATGCTCGGGGTGCGGGCCTTCATGTTCCAGGAAGGGCGCAATCCCGAGGTCGCCGCCGCCTTCGGGCATATCGCCCGGATCACCGGCGGCGCGCTGCTGCCCTTCGATCCGGCTGCCCCCGACCGCCTGCGGGCCCTGCTGGGCGCGGTTGCCGCGGTGGCGACCCACGGCCCGGCCGCCCTGGATCGTCCCGGTCGGGCCGACCCTGCGGCCCTGCGTCTGCTGGTCGGGCGCATGGGCGGGCGTTGA
- a CDS encoding division plane positioning ATPase MipZ, translating into MGGQIPAHIIVLGNEKGGSGKSTTAMHLAVGLMKLGQKVGVIDIDSRQRTISRYIENRAAFAREQQAWMPVPESAVIPRSDKPSRAEMEADEREAFVGALARLARDNDVVIIDSPGSDHFLARLAHSFADTLITPINDSFIDLDVLARVDPETLKVLGPSVYAEMVWNEKKTRAIRDRGTIDWVVMRNRLSSTESRNKRDMSRVVEQLSRRVGFRVAPGFGDRVIYRELFLRGLTMLDLRDVDANISLSMSHIAARHEVRGLIEALRLPMLDGRDLIL; encoded by the coding sequence ATGGGCGGTCAGATCCCTGCGCATATCATCGTGCTGGGCAACGAGAAGGGTGGCTCCGGCAAGTCGACCACGGCCATGCATCTGGCAGTGGGGCTGATGAAGCTTGGCCAGAAGGTGGGTGTGATCGATATCGACAGCCGCCAGCGCACCATCAGCCGCTATATCGAGAATCGTGCCGCTTTCGCCCGTGAGCAGCAGGCCTGGATGCCGGTGCCGGAAAGCGCGGTCATCCCGCGATCCGACAAGCCGAGCCGGGCCGAGATGGAGGCGGATGAGCGGGAGGCCTTCGTCGGCGCCCTCGCGCGTCTGGCCCGCGACAACGACGTCGTCATCATCGACAGCCCCGGCAGTGACCACTTTCTCGCCCGCCTGGCCCATTCCTTCGCCGACACCCTGATCACCCCGATCAATGACAGCTTCATCGATCTGGACGTGCTGGCCCGGGTGGACCCGGAAACGCTGAAGGTGTTGGGCCCCAGCGTCTATGCCGAGATGGTCTGGAACGAGAAGAAGACCCGTGCGATCCGCGATCGCGGCACCATCGACTGGGTGGTCATGCGCAATCGCCTGTCGTCGACGGAAAGCCGGAACAAGCGCGATATGAGCCGGGTGGTGGAGCAGCTGTCGCGCCGGGTCGGCTTCCGCGTCGCACCGGGTTTCGGCGATCGGGTCATCTATCGCGAGCTGTTCCTGCGCGGGCTCACCATGCTCGACCTGCGTGACGTGGATGCGAACATCTCGCTCTCCATGTCGCACATCGCCGCCCGGCACGAGGTGCGCGGCCTGATCGAGGCCCTGCGTCTGCCGATGCTGGACGGCCGCGACCTGATCCTCTGA
- a CDS encoding Phenylacetic acid catabolic protein, giving the protein MNESVASAAEAPLVVEGPEQFYKMPKEYQELVIHQLRAHTEGELTGADDYTQLLYPMAPDPYERKMCCERAAEEVDHFIRGAEVLKDLGIDVYYMMDQHFQERQHYRTDAVRKIDNWVQRGLFSMIGEGAVLAMIEEMAQSSYKPIADMCISIVMDEYNHVAQGRRIVKQFCATPEGRALVQAELEGVWWSTMLDLFGRSESERSKLYVKWGLRKYTNEEARQRYCAHIVPQLRELGLDVPDDWTRGRKFL; this is encoded by the coding sequence ATGAACGAGTCCGTTGCAAGCGCCGCCGAAGCCCCCCTGGTCGTCGAGGGGCCCGAGCAGTTCTACAAGATGCCCAAGGAGTATCAGGAGCTGGTCATCCATCAGCTCCGGGCCCATACCGAGGGCGAGCTGACCGGTGCCGACGACTACACCCAGTTGCTTTATCCGATGGCGCCGGATCCGTATGAGCGCAAGATGTGCTGCGAGCGCGCCGCCGAAGAGGTCGACCACTTCATCCGCGGTGCCGAGGTGCTCAAGGATCTGGGCATCGACGTCTACTATATGATGGATCAGCACTTCCAGGAGCGGCAGCACTATCGCACCGATGCGGTGCGCAAGATCGACAACTGGGTGCAGCGCGGCCTGTTCTCGATGATCGGCGAAGGCGCGGTGCTGGCCATGATCGAGGAAATGGCCCAGTCCTCGTACAAGCCGATCGCCGACATGTGCATCTCGATCGTCATGGACGAATACAACCATGTCGCCCAGGGCCGCCGCATCGTGAAGCAGTTCTGCGCCACGCCCGAAGGTCGCGCCCTGGTGCAGGCCGAGCTGGAAGGTGTGTGGTGGTCGACGATGCTCGACCTCTTCGGCCGCTCCGAGAGCGAGCGCTCGAAGCTCTACGTGAAGTGGGGCCTGCGCAAATACACCAACGAGGAAGCCCGCCAGCGCTACTGCGCCCATATCGTGCCGCAGCTGCGTGAACTGGGCCTCGACGTGCCGGACGACTGGACCCGGGGCCGCAAGTTCCTCTGA
- a CDS encoding PaaI family thioesterase, which translates to MTAADLAAGPEGETLDAVLSRLNALDVLVHSGIRVTAGPDGAVVARVADPGPEHVEPGAAGPAINVVMIMGVADCALAVPAILAAGGARCATLESAIKLAEPLSPGPFQGRGRVVGRQGDLFTVEVTVVDDQGRIGATATGLVARI; encoded by the coding sequence ATGACGGCTGCAGATCTGGCCGCGGGTCCGGAGGGGGAAACCCTGGATGCCGTGCTCAGCCGCCTGAACGCGCTTGATGTGCTGGTCCATTCCGGCATCCGGGTGACCGCCGGCCCCGATGGGGCAGTGGTGGCTCGGGTGGCGGATCCGGGGCCCGAGCATGTCGAGCCGGGGGCGGCGGGGCCGGCGATCAACGTGGTCATGATCATGGGGGTGGCCGATTGCGCCCTTGCCGTGCCTGCCATTCTGGCGGCCGGCGGAGCGCGGTGTGCCACGCTCGAAAGCGCCATCAAGCTGGCGGAACCACTCAGCCCCGGCCCCTTCCAGGGACGGGGGCGGGTGGTCGGCCGGCAGGGCGACCTGTTCACGGTCGAGGTGACGGTCGTCGATGATCAGGGCCGGATCGGTGCGACCGCCACGGGGCTGGTCGCCCGGATCTGA
- a CDS encoding radical SAM protein, which translates to MKSELRKARSRERVARVQALTADDPVLGARLNRILTHARNVRVTEYHLTNACNIRCKGCWFFEYGHDTATREVKDLATLETFLIDETKRRRVNAALVIGGEPTLFPDRLRLFVKHLRYVTVSSNGLRRLPWEGFEDVNVMLTLFGGGKLDDELRAIKPSGRQFTGLFETVLENYHQDPRANFVYALTEDGIEYIEETVRRIAANGNRLSFNFYSKYGTDDPTAQAHQDALLAEALRVKALYPDVVLSHPYYIEAMITGRTHWGADFGYDVCPSISIDHPDHAERLENGNPVLPFFNTWAADLKTVKFCCTSGHCDGCRDSQAVNSWLMVSMDRFLDSREMLETWIGIAEGYWNQFIWTPFNPYAVAHQAMKAERAGPMEEAEDNSDVPARVPHAPAIPVSAQFQGVGH; encoded by the coding sequence ATGAAATCCGAGCTGCGAAAGGCCCGGTCGCGTGAACGTGTGGCGCGCGTCCAGGCTCTGACGGCGGACGACCCCGTCCTCGGGGCCCGTCTCAACCGCATCCTGACTCATGCCCGGAATGTCAGGGTCACTGAGTATCATCTGACCAACGCCTGCAACATCCGCTGCAAGGGCTGCTGGTTCTTCGAATACGGCCACGATACCGCGACCCGCGAGGTCAAGGACCTGGCGACGCTGGAGACGTTCCTCATCGACGAGACGAAGCGCCGGCGGGTGAACGCCGCGCTGGTGATCGGTGGCGAGCCGACGCTGTTCCCGGATCGTCTGCGGCTGTTCGTGAAGCACCTGCGCTATGTGACGGTCTCGTCGAACGGCCTCCGGCGTCTGCCCTGGGAGGGCTTCGAGGACGTCAACGTGATGCTGACCCTGTTTGGCGGCGGCAAGCTCGATGACGAACTGCGCGCGATCAAGCCGAGCGGCCGGCAGTTCACCGGTCTGTTCGAGACGGTGCTCGAAAATTATCACCAGGATCCGCGGGCGAATTTCGTTTATGCGCTGACCGAGGACGGCATCGAATACATCGAGGAGACCGTCCGGCGCATCGCGGCGAACGGCAACCGGCTGTCGTTCAACTTCTACAGCAAATACGGGACCGACGATCCAACCGCCCAGGCCCATCAGGATGCCCTGCTGGCCGAGGCGCTGAGGGTCAAGGCGCTCTATCCGGATGTGGTGCTGAGCCATCCCTATTATATCGAGGCGATGATCACCGGCCGGACACATTGGGGCGCCGATTTCGGCTACGACGTCTGCCCGTCGATCAGCATCGACCATCCGGATCATGCCGAACGGCTGGAGAACGGCAACCCGGTGCTGCCCTTCTTCAACACCTGGGCGGCGGACCTCAAGACGGTGAAGTTCTGCTGCACCTCGGGCCATTGCGACGGCTGCCGCGACAGCCAGGCGGTCAATTCCTGGCTGATGGTCAGCATGGACCGTTTCCTGGACAGCCGCGAGATGCTGGAGACCTGGATCGGCATCGCCGAGGGGTACTGGAACCAGTTCATCTGGACACCCTTCAACCCCTATGCCGTGGCGCATCAGGCGATGAAGGCGGAGCGTGCCGGCCCCATGGAAGAGGCCGAGGACAACAGTGACGTGCCGGCGCGTGTGCCACATGCACCGGCGATCCCCGTCTCTGCTCAGTTCCAGGGTGTCGGACACTGA
- a CDS encoding amidase, with amino-acid sequence MDELIRATARDLVARLARGEVTPNDLLEALERRVEAVDGAVNAVVTRAFDQARAAARHWMPTADRRRQPGRLHGLPVAIKDLTATAGIRTTYGSPIFAGNVPTQSDNVAARLEERGGIIYAKTNTPEFGAGAQTFNEVFGTTTNPWNTSLTPGGSSGGSAVALASGTAWLAQGSDLGGSLRIPAAFTGVVGLRPTPGRVPHGPSVSPFSTLSVEGPMARDVADLGLMLDAMAGVHPRDPLSREAGAGQFEAAAAAPRKPRRVAVSVDLGIVPVAAEVRAAFGRAIDRLAAEGVEIVPLKTSFAEAESAFKALRAGLMATLHEDMLHTHRDRLKPDLVWNIEHGLGLDAATLGRAERARAKMTLDLIDELSRVDLVLTPTVLTPPFPHTIRALEEIEGHRFETYVSWLALTFAITLTGTPAMSLPAGRMAGDLPFGLQLVGRPADEAALLTHASWMETIFTPVREVPVDPRVPG; translated from the coding sequence ATGGACGAGCTGATCAGGGCGACCGCCCGCGATCTGGTCGCGCGGCTGGCGCGCGGCGAGGTGACCCCGAACGACCTGCTGGAGGCGCTGGAGCGACGGGTCGAGGCGGTGGATGGCGCCGTCAACGCCGTCGTCACCCGCGCCTTCGATCAGGCCCGCGCAGCCGCCCGCCACTGGATGCCGACCGCCGATCGCCGCCGCCAGCCCGGCCGGTTGCACGGCCTGCCGGTGGCGATCAAGGATCTGACCGCGACCGCCGGCATCCGAACCACCTATGGCTCACCGATCTTCGCCGGGAATGTGCCGACGCAGTCCGACAATGTCGCTGCCCGGCTGGAAGAGCGTGGCGGCATCATCTACGCCAAGACCAATACGCCCGAATTCGGCGCCGGCGCCCAGACCTTCAACGAGGTCTTCGGTACCACCACCAATCCGTGGAACACCAGCCTGACCCCCGGCGGATCATCGGGCGGCTCGGCGGTGGCGCTGGCCAGCGGTACGGCCTGGCTGGCGCAGGGTTCGGATCTGGGCGGCTCGCTGCGCATTCCCGCGGCCTTTACCGGGGTGGTGGGCCTGCGCCCGACGCCGGGCCGCGTGCCGCACGGCCCCTCGGTTTCTCCCTTCTCGACGCTGTCGGTCGAAGGGCCGATGGCGCGTGATGTGGCCGATCTGGGGCTGATGCTCGATGCCATGGCCGGCGTTCATCCGCGCGATCCGCTGTCGCGTGAGGCCGGGGCGGGGCAGTTCGAGGCAGCCGCGGCTGCACCGCGCAAGCCGCGGCGGGTGGCGGTTTCGGTCGATCTGGGCATCGTGCCGGTGGCGGCGGAGGTGCGCGCCGCCTTCGGCCGCGCCATCGACCGGCTGGCGGCCGAGGGGGTCGAGATCGTGCCGCTCAAGACCAGCTTCGCCGAGGCAGAGAGCGCCTTCAAGGCATTGCGCGCCGGGCTGATGGCCACCCTGCACGAGGACATGCTGCATACCCATCGCGACCGGTTGAAGCCGGACCTGGTCTGGAACATCGAACACGGGCTGGGGTTGGATGCGGCAACCCTGGGCCGGGCCGAGCGGGCGCGGGCGAAGATGACGCTGGATCTGATCGACGAGCTTTCCCGCGTCGATCTGGTGCTGACCCCCACCGTGCTGACGCCGCCCTTCCCCCACACCATCCGGGCGCTGGAGGAAATCGAAGGCCATCGGTTCGAGACCTATGTCTCGTGGCTGGCGCTCACCTTCGCGATCACGCTGACCGGCACGCCGGCGATGTCGCTGCCGGCCGGACGCATGGCGGGCGATCTGCCCTTCGGTCTGCAACTGGTCGGCCGGCCGGCGGATGAGGCAGCACTGCTGACCCATGCATCCTGGATGGAGACGATCTTCACACCTGTACGGGAAGTGCCCGTGGATCCTCGGGTTCCGGGCTGA
- a CDS encoding OsmC family protein codes for MARAEAAIGAARYAVSIRTGNHQLVADEPQKLGGGDAGPAPYDLLLASLGACTAITLKMYAERKQWPLAEARVALHYLVENGTGRIERVLTLDGPLDADQRARLADIAERTPVTLTLKSGLAISTSLA; via the coding sequence ATGGCCAGAGCAGAGGCGGCAATCGGTGCCGCACGCTATGCCGTCTCGATCCGGACCGGCAATCATCAACTCGTTGCCGACGAACCGCAGAAACTGGGCGGCGGCGATGCCGGCCCGGCGCCCTATGACCTGCTGCTGGCGAGCCTGGGTGCCTGCACCGCGATCACCCTCAAGATGTATGCCGAGCGCAAGCAGTGGCCGCTCGCCGAGGCGAGGGTCGCGCTGCACTATCTGGTCGAGAACGGCACCGGCCGGATCGAGCGGGTGCTGACGCTCGACGGCCCGCTCGACGCTGATCAGCGCGCGCGCCTCGCCGATATCGCCGAGCGCACGCCGGTGACGCTGACGCTCAAATCCGGCCTCGCGATATCCACCAGCCTGGCCTGA
- a CDS encoding aldolase, with the protein MAHELTATGAAPAVLRNSSIDRAALAQARIDLAASLRMAARLGFAEGICNHFSALVPGRDDLFLVNPYGLAFAEVTASSLLVCDFHGNVVEGEGRPEATAFYIHARLHMKKPGARAAFHTHMPNATALTMIEGEPLSHAGQTALKFLGRTAVDPVYNGLALDAAEGDRIAAAMGDADILFMRSHGVMVTAPSIAEAWDDLYYLERAAEVQIRALQTGRPLIPVPAAVAAMTAAQMRSEDAESARLHLESVKRILARSEPDYAD; encoded by the coding sequence ATGGCCCATGAACTGACCGCCACCGGCGCAGCACCCGCGGTGCTGCGCAATTCCTCCATCGACCGGGCGGCGCTGGCTCAGGCACGCATCGATCTGGCCGCCAGCCTGCGCATGGCGGCGCGGCTGGGCTTCGCCGAAGGGATCTGCAATCATTTCTCGGCGCTGGTCCCCGGGCGGGATGACCTGTTCCTGGTCAACCCCTATGGCCTGGCCTTCGCCGAGGTGACCGCCTCCAGCCTGCTGGTCTGCGATTTCCACGGCAATGTCGTCGAGGGTGAGGGCCGGCCCGAGGCGACGGCCTTCTACATCCACGCCCGGCTGCACATGAAGAAGCCGGGTGCACGCGCCGCCTTTCATACCCATATGCCCAATGCCACCGCGCTCACCATGATCGAGGGCGAGCCGCTCTCTCATGCCGGGCAGACCGCCCTCAAATTCCTCGGCCGGACGGCGGTAGACCCGGTCTATAACGGGCTGGCGCTGGATGCGGCCGAAGGCGACCGGATCGCCGCGGCGATGGGCGATGCCGACATCCTGTTCATGCGCAGCCATGGCGTGATGGTGACCGCCCCCTCGATCGCCGAGGCCTGGGACGATCTGTATTATCTGGAGCGTGCCGCCGAGGTGCAGATCCGCGCTTTGCAGACCGGCCGGCCGCTGATCCCGGTGCCGGCGGCTGTTGCCGCCATGACCGCCGCCCAGATGCGCAGCGAGGATGCCGAAAGCGCCCGGCTGCATCTGGAAAGCGTGAAGCGGATCCTGGCACGCAGCGAGCCCGACTACGCCGATTGA
- a CDS encoding SufE family protein, whose amino-acid sequence MANAATEELIENFSLFDDWEERYAYLIDLGRKLPDLPEAERTPESKVEGCMSQVWLLSEVEPGNPPVIRYRADSDSQIVRGLIAVLMTAYSGETADRIIATDINDIFNRIGLDRHLSPNRRNGFYAMVQRISDTAARAMKASS is encoded by the coding sequence ATGGCCAATGCCGCGACGGAAGAGCTGATCGAGAACTTCTCCCTGTTCGACGACTGGGAGGAGCGCTACGCCTATCTGATCGATCTGGGTCGCAAGCTGCCGGATCTGCCCGAAGCCGAACGTACGCCAGAGAGCAAGGTCGAAGGCTGCATGAGCCAGGTCTGGCTGCTGAGCGAGGTGGAGCCGGGCAATCCGCCGGTGATCCGCTATCGCGCCGACAGCGACAGCCAGATCGTCCGCGGGCTGATCGCGGTGCTGATGACCGCCTATTCCGGCGAGACCGCCGACCGGATCATCGCCACCGACATCAACGACATCTTCAACCGCATCGGCCTGGACCGGCATCTGAGCCCCAACCGCCGCAACGGCTTCTACGCCATGGTGCAGCGGATCTCGGACACCGCCGCCCGGGCCATGAAGGCCTCGTCCTGA
- the katG gene encoding catalase/peroxidase HPI, which produces MNPQGGKCPVMHGGNTTADSSVTAWWPKSLKLEILSQHDSKTNPLGRGYSYREALKTLDFEALKQDMRALMTDSQPWWPADWGHYGGLMIRLSWHAAGSYRISDGRGGGGTGNQRFAPLNSWPDNVSLDKARRLLWPIKKKYGNRVSWADLIVLAGTVAYETMGLKTFGFAFGREDIWHPELDVYWGPETTWLGRERYASEAESSLENPLAAVQMGLIYVNPEGVAGQPDPLRTAQAIRETFARMAMNDEETVALTAGGHTVGKTHGNGDAGLLGPEPEGAPVEAQGLGWANPTGRGMGRDTITSGIEGAWTTHPTRWDNGYFHMLFNHEWELRKSPAGAWQWEPVNIREEDKPVDVEDPSIRCMPIMTDADMAMIKDPAYRAISEKFYADQAYFSEVFARAWFKLTHRDMGPKIRYVGPDVPAEDLIWQDPVPAGPTGWDVDAVKAKIAAAGLTIAEMVSTAWDSARTYRGSDMRGGANGARIRLAPQKDWEGNEPARLARVLGVLGPIAAESGASLADIIVLAGNLGVEQAAKAAGFDITVPFHPGRGDATDEMTDADSFAPLEPIHDGYRNWLKADYAVSPAELMLDRTQLMGLTAPEMTVLVGGMRVLGTNHGGTKHGVFTSREGVLSTDFFVTLTDMSLTWTPTGGGLYDLRDRATGTTRWTATELDLTFGSNSILRAYAELYAQDDAQEKFVTDFVAAWTKVMDADRFDLM; this is translated from the coding sequence ATGAACCCTCAAGGCGGCAAATGCCCCGTCATGCATGGCGGCAATACCACCGCCGACAGTTCGGTGACGGCCTGGTGGCCCAAATCGCTGAAGCTGGAGATCCTGTCCCAGCACGACAGCAAGACCAACCCGCTCGGCCGCGGCTACAGCTATCGCGAGGCGCTGAAGACGCTGGATTTCGAGGCGCTGAAGCAGGATATGCGGGCGCTGATGACCGACAGCCAGCCCTGGTGGCCGGCCGATTGGGGCCATTACGGCGGGCTGATGATCCGCCTGTCCTGGCATGCCGCCGGCAGCTACCGCATCTCCGATGGCCGCGGCGGCGGCGGCACCGGCAACCAGCGCTTCGCGCCGCTGAACAGCTGGCCGGACAATGTCAGCCTCGACAAGGCGCGGCGCCTGCTCTGGCCGATCAAGAAGAAATACGGCAACAGGGTCAGCTGGGCCGATCTGATCGTGCTGGCCGGCACCGTCGCCTACGAGACCATGGGCCTCAAGACCTTCGGCTTCGCCTTCGGCCGCGAGGATATCTGGCATCCGGAACTCGATGTCTATTGGGGCCCCGAGACCACCTGGCTCGGGCGGGAGCGCTATGCGAGCGAGGCCGAAAGCTCGCTTGAGAACCCGCTCGCGGCGGTCCAGATGGGGCTGATCTATGTGAACCCGGAAGGCGTCGCCGGCCAGCCCGACCCGCTGAGGACCGCCCAGGCGATCCGCGAGACCTTCGCCCGCATGGCGATGAACGACGAGGAAACCGTGGCGCTGACCGCCGGCGGTCATACCGTCGGCAAGACCCATGGCAATGGCGATGCCGGCCTGCTCGGCCCCGAGCCCGAGGGCGCACCGGTCGAGGCGCAGGGCCTGGGCTGGGCCAATCCCACCGGCCGCGGCATGGGCCGCGACACGATCACCAGCGGCATCGAGGGCGCCTGGACCACCCATCCGACCCGCTGGGACAACGGCTACTTCCACATGCTGTTCAACCACGAGTGGGAGTTGCGCAAGAGCCCGGCCGGTGCCTGGCAGTGGGAGCCGGTCAATATCCGCGAGGAAGACAAGCCGGTCGATGTCGAGGACCCCTCGATCCGCTGCATGCCGATCATGACCGACGCCGACATGGCGATGATCAAAGACCCGGCCTATCGCGCGATTTCCGAGAAGTTCTACGCCGACCAGGCATATTTCTCCGAAGTCTTCGCCCGCGCCTGGTTCAAGCTCACCCATCGCGACATGGGCCCCAAAATCCGCTATGTCGGCCCCGACGTGCCGGCGGAAGACCTGATCTGGCAGGATCCGGTGCCGGCCGGCCCGACCGGCTGGGATGTCGACGCGGTGAAGGCCAAGATCGCCGCCGCCGGGCTCACGATCGCCGAGATGGTCAGCACCGCCTGGGACAGCGCCCGCACCTATCGCGGCTCCGACATGCGCGGCGGCGCCAATGGCGCGCGCATCCGGCTCGCCCCGCAGAAGGATTGGGAGGGCAACGAGCCGGCCCGCCTCGCCCGGGTGCTGGGCGTGCTGGGCCCGATCGCGGCGGAAAGCGGCGCCAGCCTCGCCGATATCATCGTGCTCGCCGGCAATCTCGGCGTCGAACAGGCAGCCAAGGCGGCCGGGTTCGACATCACCGTCCCCTTCCACCCCGGCCGCGGCGATGCCACCGACGAGATGACCGACGCCGACAGCTTCGCCCCGCTGGAGCCGATCCACGACGGCTACCGCAACTGGCTGAAGGCCGACTACGCCGTCAGCCCGGCCGAGCTGATGCTCGACCGCACCCAGCTCATGGGCCTGACCGCCCCTGAAATGACCGTGCTGGTCGGCGGCATGCGCGTGCTCGGCACCAATCACGGCGGCACGAAACACGGCGTCTTCACCAGCCGCGAGGGCGTGCTCTCCACCGACTTCTTCGTCACCCTGACCGACATGTCCCTGACCTGGACCCCGACCGGCGGCGGCCTCTACGACCTCCGCGACCGCGCCACCGGCACCACAAGATGGACCGCCACCGAACTGGACCTGACCTTCGGCTCAAACTCGATCCTGCGGGCCTATGCGGAACTCTATGCGCAGGACGACGCGCAGGAGAAATTCGTCACGGATTTCGTGGCGGCCTGGACGAAGGTGATGGACGCGGATCGGTTTGATCTGATGTGA
- a CDS encoding thermonuclease family protein, with protein sequence MSGDDVAGRDRYRRALALCQANGEDLGARLVRDGLALAYRRYSGLYLTPEADARGARFLRMGKAAALQGGIDCGIGQVGHGSVSRRSEHASGSHAPAPARNWRTPACEAIITRLH encoded by the coding sequence TTGTCTGGGGATGATGTCGCAGGGCGCGACCGCTATAGGCGCGCCCTCGCCCTCTGCCAGGCGAACGGCGAGGATCTGGGCGCCCGGCTGGTGCGCGACGGGCTGGCGCTGGCCTATCGTCGCTATTCCGGCCTTTACCTCACACCGGAAGCCGACGCCCGCGGCGCGCGGTTCCTGCGCATGGGCAAGGCGGCCGCGCTCCAGGGCGGCATCGATTGCGGCATCGGTCAGGTCGGCCATGGATCGGTCTCCCGCAGGTCGGAACACGCCTCGGGCTCTCATGCGCCTGCCCCCGCACGGAATTGGCGCACGCCCGCTTGTGAGGCAATCATCACCCGCTTACACTAA
- a CDS encoding alpha/beta family hydrolase, with product MPISPFFARPGIEPVRHLGTPDADTLLIVMGRNNYRQPSSMIERIIGAIHDRGIPVCWLETRTTRTFKLLDHRFETLAGPRVRALRRRWPALGRVVERLIKSMILLTRPDRWDYAVRPRKRANLVAARDLRDFLDRLPARRIWCLAHSAGGIVTSLASADPRITRLVCFGYPFRHPLQDEDPARTDHLARLDTPFLIIQGDQDPYGTAMDAGRYALSETIRILPVPGGHDYADLPDQDEAAVLSAILAFLDLAPDMAAGASAAPPRVVAVGG from the coding sequence ATGCCGATCTCCCCCTTTTTCGCGAGGCCGGGCATCGAGCCGGTTCGCCATCTGGGTACGCCCGATGCCGACACACTGCTGATCGTCATGGGCCGGAACAATTATCGGCAGCCCTCCTCCATGATCGAGCGGATCATCGGCGCGATCCACGACCGGGGCATTCCGGTCTGCTGGCTGGAGACACGCACCACCCGGACCTTCAAGCTGCTCGACCACCGCTTCGAGACCCTGGCCGGCCCGCGGGTCAGAGCGCTGCGCCGCCGGTGGCCGGCCCTCGGGCGGGTCGTCGAACGGCTGATCAAGTCGATGATCCTGCTCACCCGTCCCGACCGCTGGGACTATGCCGTCCGGCCACGAAAGCGGGCGAATCTCGTCGCGGCCCGCGATCTGCGGGACTTCCTCGACAGGCTGCCGGCAAGGCGGATCTGGTGCCTCGCCCATTCCGCGGGCGGGATCGTGACCTCGTTGGCCAGTGCGGACCCCAGGATCACGCGGCTCGTCTGCTTCGGCTATCCCTTCAGGCATCCGTTGCAGGATGAAGACCCGGCCCGCACCGATCACCTCGCCCGGCTCGACACGCCCTTTCTGATCATCCAGGGCGATCAGGATCCCTATGGCACGGCGATGGATGCCGGGCGCTACGCCCTCTCCGAAACCATCCGCATTCTGCCGGTGCCAGGCGGACATGATTACGCCGATCTGCCGGACCAGGACGAGGCCGCCGTCCTCTCGGCCATCCTCGCCTTCCTCGACCTCGCCCCGGACATGGCGGCCGGGGCATCCGCGGCACCGCCCCGGGTCGTGGCGGTCGGGGGGTGA